The DNA segment TTGTGACCAAGCATCTGCTGTTCTGATGTTGACCTGGCTTTCTGACAACTGAGCAGTAGGTTTCGCCATTtcgatttaaaatgtattaatctCCTCCGTGACTCAATCGTTATGAATTAACTCATTTAATGTTGCTTGTTTCCATTAGACAGTGTCGCAGGAGGATGAATCTTAGACAAGCCACGAAAATAAAGGCATAAactaaaactcttttaatgtcttgaaaatatttggataagaatttaaattttataagatTTTACTGTGTGACATACCAGGCTTTTGTTTCCTTGTCAGGCTCGAACCCTCTGACTCCAGACTTGCTGTCCCCCGATGACACAAGCATGAGCTTCTCCATGGCGCCGTTCGAGACGGCTCCCTACCAGCCCGCTGCCACCGCAGCGGCCTCCTTCGTCATCAGCGAtgtcacagaagaagaagaagaggaggaggatttgGAGGATGAGAAGGATGTGGTGTCTGTTGTGTCCGAGCTGGTGCCCGACCCTCTGCCGCCGGTGTCGATGACCGCGTCTGCAACCTTTGACCTGGACAGACCCAGCATGGACTTTCgagaagcagaggaggacaCGGTGTCGCTGTCAAAGTCCACCAGCTTCGCTGATGTGATGGACATCCTGAAGGACATGAACCGCATGAAGATGAGCAAAGACAGGTTTGTTATTTACAGATATGGTGGATTTATGGAGCCAAATGTGACATGTAAAGAGGTTCTTCACTTTAAAGCAGATACAACAGAGGCTGCACATCGCTGAGAGAGGAAGACTCTGCCACTCTCATCTCTGAAGCTTTGAGAAAGAAGTTTGTCCTCAGTGAAGAAGACACCGCTGCTGTGAAACGGAAATAGCATGGGCTGATGTTTGTCGCCACAACCTCATCCATGCTCCTCGTAAGTCTGCTGAACATGTTGTGATACTGTGAACCTTGTCTGATATGTATCGTTCTCTACGTTCAGTGAACAGAAGAATCGTCAAGGAAGATCAGAACAAAGACTTGTTGCTGTTCCGCCCGAGGAACTCATGTGACGTGCATCAACAGTGTGGACTTGATTTGAGAATTTTGTGCGTGAACTCTGTTAGAAGCCATGTTGAGCCCTGAAACTGACTTGCtcagtttttttcagtttgactgACAGTCTGTCCTGTTAATGAAGTGATTTATTGAGGCGACCGTGTCTGGCTGAAGCAACATTCGGCCAAACTTCAGTCTAGTGTAAGTTCAGGCTGAACATCCCTGCGAAGGCCTTACCTGACACTTGATCTAATGCCTGATCTTATCCgcctttttaaacatgtttgcaGCCAATTCATTGATACAGTTTTTCCCCTCAATGTGccaattattttcctttttttccctcgTGTTTTCGTCCCTCACAAGGTTATGCCCGACTGTTGCATGTGTGCAGTTTGCAGCCAAAACTCTGTTTTACTAGTCATACCTCCATTTTTAATAGCTCTATTTTTTTGTGTCATCTTCATGAATCCGGCTCCTCCCTCTTGGTGTGGCAgcccatttgtttttgtttttttatatatattcaacGTGTGGTTGTAGACAGATacaaatgtaaaaacacaagAACAGCTGGCTTGTTGCTCTTCATAATTTGTGTAAAATTGTTTTTCACCactgcagtttttgtttttttgtgtctctTCCATTGTGTTCCTCACTGAGCATCTGCGTATGCCCGACCATGTAATGAGTTGTAAATAAAGATGGGCTGGTGTTTTAAAACTCGTTTGAAAAGTGACGCCAAAGGAGTTGCAGTTCTCCAACTCGCCACGAGAGTGCGTACTTGCGTTCGAATGAGATGGTTAAGTCAACGTAAATGAATTGAAATACTCGCTTCGAGCGTCGCCTGGATTACCAGATTATCTCCTTACCTTAGGTAAAGTCAGGGAAACCGATAGGTGTacaaactattttttatttttttttaacccaatgCCATTACCCTACATGC comes from the Synchiropus splendidus isolate RoL2022-P1 chromosome 16, RoL_Sspl_1.0, whole genome shotgun sequence genome and includes:
- the mtfr1l gene encoding mitochondrial fission regulator 1-like isoform X1; its protein translation is MTILDWYMFLQEVIPIWQNKPHGAARSMVRRIGSTLPLKPPQRACFQELPGLPSLRPMDGPMVPTLADIAWIVADEEETYARVRSDTRPFKHEWRPTPLLVLHRNSSVPNFRREGKRVEGLRKPGVTALNRTTALQDELSKLRAQIAKIVASDAGSNPLTPDLLSPDDTSMSFSMAPFETAPYQPAATAAASFVISDVTEEEEEEEDLEDEKDVVSVVSELVPDPLPPVSMTASATFDLDRPSMDFREAEEDTVSLSKSTSFADVMDILKDMNRMKMSKDSRYNRGCTSLREEDSATLISEALRKKFVLSEEDTAAVKRK
- the mtfr1l gene encoding mitochondrial fission regulator 1-like isoform X2; this translates as MTILDWYMFLQEVIPIWQNKPHGAARSMVRRIGSTLPLKPPQRACFQELPGLPSLRPMDGPMVPTLADIAWIVADEEETYARVRSDTRPFKHEWRPTPLLVLHRNSSVPNFRREGKRVEGLRKPGVTALNRTTALQDELSKLRAQIAKIVASDAGSNPLTPDLLSPDDTSMSFSMAPFETAPYQPAATAAASFVISDVTEEEEEEEDLEDEKDVVSVVSELVPDPLPPVSMTASATFDLDRPSMDFREAEEDTVSLSKSTSFADVMDILKDMNRMKMSKDRYNRGCTSLREEDSATLISEALRKKFVLSEEDTAAVKRK
- the mtfr1l gene encoding mitochondrial fission regulator 1-like isoform X4 — protein: METDTEVIPIWQNKPHGAARSMVRRIGSTLPLKPPQRACFQELPGLPSLRPMDGPMVPTLADIAWIVADEEETYARVRSDTRPFKHEWRPTPLLVLHRNSSVPNFRREGKRVEGLRKPGVTALNRTTALQDELSKLRAQIAKIVASDAGSNPLTPDLLSPDDTSMSFSMAPFETAPYQPAATAAASFVISDVTEEEEEEEDLEDEKDVVSVVSELVPDPLPPVSMTASATFDLDRPSMDFREAEEDTVSLSKSTSFADVMDILKDMNRMKMSKDRYNRGCTSLREEDSATLISEALRKKFVLSEEDTAAVKRK
- the mtfr1l gene encoding mitochondrial fission regulator 1-like isoform X3, whose amino-acid sequence is METDTEVIPIWQNKPHGAARSMVRRIGSTLPLKPPQRACFQELPGLPSLRPMDGPMVPTLADIAWIVADEEETYARVRSDTRPFKHEWRPTPLLVLHRNSSVPNFRREGKRVEGLRKPGVTALNRTTALQDELSKLRAQIAKIVASDAGSNPLTPDLLSPDDTSMSFSMAPFETAPYQPAATAAASFVISDVTEEEEEEEDLEDEKDVVSVVSELVPDPLPPVSMTASATFDLDRPSMDFREAEEDTVSLSKSTSFADVMDILKDMNRMKMSKDSRYNRGCTSLREEDSATLISEALRKKFVLSEEDTAAVKRK